The Chitinophaga pinensis DSM 2588 region GTGGTTATTCCAATACGATTGTAGTCAACGAAGACTTTGTACTGAAAATCAGCGAAAAGCTCAACCTGGCTGCCGTAGCGCCATTACTGTGTGCCGGTATCACGACTTACTCTCCGCTGAAATACTGGAAAGTAGGTAAAGGTCACAAACTGGCCGTTGTTGGTCTGGGGGGTCTTGGACACATGGCAGTTAAATTCGGCGTATCCTTCGGCGCGGAAGTAACTGTACTGAGCACTTCTGCTGCTAAAGAAGCAGATGCAAAAGCACTGGGCGCACATCACTTTGTTGTAACAAAAGATGAAGCACAGTTCAAAGCGCAAATGGGTACTTTCGATTTCATCCTGGATACCGTATCTGCCAAACACGACATCAATGACTACCTGGGTCTGCTGAAGACAAATGGTGTGATGATCTGTGTAGGCGTGCCGTCTGAGCCATCTCCGATTGCTGCATTCAGCATCATCGGCGGACGTAAGAGCCTGGCTGGTTCTTCCATCGGCGGTCTTCCTGAAACGCAGGAAATGCTTGACTATTGTGCTGAACACAATATCGTGTCAGACATTGAGATCATCGATATAAGGGATATCACACCTTCTTATGAAAGGATGATAAAAGGCGATGTAAAATATCGTTTTGTGATCGATATGGCTACCTTGTAAGCTGACTAAACATACTTATCCTGCTGTTAGCCGTTGACCTGGTGGTTAACAGCAGGATATATATACTTCACACCTTCTTCTCCTGCTATCACGGCCTGCTGTGCCATTTGAAAGAACAGGGAATGTCCCACCACTCCCGGCAGCATTTTCACCTGTATATCCAGCTGTTCCAGATCAGGGAATGCTTCAAAATATACGTCCGCCAGCAGATTACCATTATCAGAAATCAACGCTCCTATCTTACCAGTGCTCATACGTTGCACAAACCGCGTTTGCGGATACCGTGCCGTTATTGCCTGTTTGACGATCTCCAGGGCCTGTGGCAGCAATTCTACAACCATTGGATATTTCGTATCCAGTTTCGGCTGTGCTTTACTTTCATCTCCCAGTAATACAAACTTATCTGCTGCTGAAGCCAGTAATTTCTCCATCACATGAATACCTCCTCCGCTCTTCAATGCGTTCAGGTTCGCATCAAATACATCGCATCCGTCGAAGTAAATATCCAGTCTGCCGACAAACGCGGGCGCTACCAGTTTAAATCCTTTTTCATGCAATAATGCGGTCGTATCAAATGACGAAGAGGTAACCGTCAGCGATGCCTGTAAGGCCGGCTGAGCTGCCAGTTGCTCTACCAGGTACGCAATTGTTTTACCCCCTCCGAGACCGATCGTTTGTCCGGCGCTGATCATTAATGCTGCTGCTTTCGCTGCTTCCAGTTTATAGTCTGTCATCAGTACTGAATGTTTTGATAATATTAATCATTTTCCGTCAGGCGCTTACAGGGTTCATAATTTTCAGATAAAACAGGTAACTTACTACCTACGAAACCTACGCTATGCTTACAAGATAAGATAGCTCCTTCACATTACTGCATCAGAAAAAAGCAACTCATCATCTTATAAAAGTTACGCCAGTGGAAAAGATCACACCTGACGATATACGCTATGCGGACCTTGCGGGAAAGAGATTCAACAAACGCTTTGAAGGCAAACCGGCCTATATCCGTATCCCTTCTTCTACCGTGAAAACTATCCCCGTCTGCAAAAAATAAAAGCGACATGGGATCCATTGAATATCTTTCATCATGCCCTGTCCATACAGGCAGGGTGATTACACCTCCCTCCCCTACTTTTTTAATTTAAATAGCTATATATGTACAAAACTACGTAGTTTTGTACATATATATTTGACTTATGACAACAGCTACACTTTTTACCGTTGAATCCCTGTCTAACGGGCATTCTCAGCAGATCATCGATCTCATACTACCTATACAGCAGATCGAATTTAACGTTCCTGTTACGTTGAAAGATCAGCCGGACCTCCTCGATATCGAGGGATTTTATACCCGTCCGGGCGGCCATTTCTGGGGCGCTTTAAAGGATGATGAACTCGTTGGTACTATTGCCCTGATTGACACCGGACATGCTGCCGCTGCCATCCGCAAGATGTTTGTAAAAAAGGAATACCGGGGAAAGGATTTTGGTATTGCACAGCGCCTCTTAGAGACTCTTATAGCCTATTGCCGGGAAAAAGGGATAAAAGATGTTTATCTTGGCACTGTAAATGTGTTAAAAGCAGCACAACGCTTTTATGAGCGGAACGGATTTGCCCAGATTGCCATCCATGATTTACCTGTCTATTTTCCCCGCATGGCCGCGGATGAGATTTTTTACCATCTAAGCATTCAGTCATGAATATTATCGACGAATCAGGGATACTCGCTATTTCGACCAGATTACAGCGTTTAAGTGATCAGCTCCGTAAAGACGGGGCGCTGATATATAAAGCCTTTAATATTGATTTTGAACCCAAATGGTTCCCTGTCATCTATACCTTACACCATAAGCCGGAGATCAGCGTTGTTGAACTGGCAGCGGAAATAGGCTATGCGCATCCTTCTACGATCAGCCTTTTAAAAGAGCTGGAAAAAGAGAAATTAATAGAGAGTAAAAAGGATGCGCATGATGAGCGTAAACGCCTCTTGCGACTAAGTACAAAAGGCAAGGCACTCGTTACCCGTATGCAGCCTGTCTGGCAGGCAATGACCGAAGCTTTAAAAGAACTGACCGACACACAACATAACCTGATGAAGGCCATTGACGAAGTGGAAGAGCAATTTACCATGAAAGGCTTTTATGAGCGGGTAAAAAGGAAGATGTAAGTCCGCCGGTACGGGTATCTCCCCCGCTAAAACATGGATAATTTATTGGTATCGTGCAACTTTCCGGGCACTATTTCGTCTTTACACAAGACAACTGACGCTGCCCCGGATTAAACCAATAAATTATCAATCATGTTATTCACCTCTGTTAAAGCAAGCTGCATCTGCTTTTTATGCCTGCTTTTCAACGTACAACTGTACGCCCACAATGGTAGTATTGCATATGCCTATCCCCTTGGCAAAATTATAGTAGACGGTGACTTTTCCGACTGGCCGAAAAATAGCGAAAAGTATCCCGTCGCGATGCACCTCTCGGATACCAAACCAAAGGATGATGCCGATTTCTCCGGTTTCTTCCAGATCGGCTACAGCCTGGATAATCAGTCCCTTTACCTGGCATTTACTATTACCGACAATGACTTTATGGAAGACACCAGCGCAAATGTACGCTGGAATACACAGGATGGTCTGGAAGTAAGTATCGATGGCCGCCATCTGCTCTCCGGCTCGGGAGTAGCCTCCTTCATGTACAGCAAAAAATTACGTAATACCAATAATGCATTTTATGATCCTTTTGCCAGTGCCCTTAACTGGGATAAAGTGCAGGTAGCCATGGTCAGAAAAGGGAATACCCGTTTCTACGAATGGCGGATCCAGCTGGGCAGTGAACTGACGACAGGTAAAACCGTCGGTTTTGACTTCCACGTATTCGACAAAGACCCGGATGGCAGTTTCTCCTGGTCAGCCTGGGGAAAGGGCGCTGCCAAATACATGGAACCAAACAGTCTGGGGGACATAGTTTTCCTCCCTGCCGGTGCAAAATTGTCGAAGATCATGGGCAAAATCCAGTGGGATACGCCTGGTAAAGTACAACTTCCTTCCGTCATCCGCCTTCAATCCGCGAATGATCCAAAGCTGTGGTTAGCTGCGGAAGTAGATAGTCTGGGGAATTATTCCGCCAACGTGCCTCCTGGTAAATACGAGGTATTACTGGGAGATGATCACCTTTTCCAGGACGATAAATTGTATGTGGCCACACAGCAAACACCCGTTAGCGTTACCAGTAAGGCAGGCAATAACGTAAAAGCGCCTGATCTCACCCTTTCCATTGCCCCTATGCCGGATATCATTCCTGAAAAGGGCGTTTTACTGGCTGATTTCACCCCTTCTACCGCTGCTCAGATAGACCGCTTTATTGAAACTTACCGCGAATATTACCGTATTCCCGGCGTTTCCCTCGCCCTGATAAAAGATGGTAAGGTAGTCTATCACAAAACCTATGGAGTGCGTAATGCCATGACAGGTGACAAAGTCAATGACAGCACCTTGTTTGAAGCGGCCTCTGTTACGAAACCTGTTTTTGCTTTTGCGGTAGAACGACTGGCAGATCGTGGGGTTATCGATCTTGATAAGCCCTTGTATGAATATCTGCCTTATCCGGACATCGCCTATGATGAACGATACAAACTGATTACGGCCAGACATGTACTCACACACCGGACAGGCTTTCCCAACTGGCGGTCTATGAATAGTGACGGTAAACTGGATCTGAAGTTTATACCCGGAACTGCATTTGGTTATTCCGGAGAAGGATTTGAATATCTCAAAATGGTAGTAGAAAAGATCACCGGGAAGAAAGTAGAACAGGTGCTGCAGGAAGAAGTGGTTACACCTATCGGATTATATCATACCTTTTTCTCTAAAAATGATTCGCTGCAACGGGTAGTCGCTAATGGTCATTATAACCTGCGCCCAAGTAGTGCGGATCTGCCGGAAAGTCCGGGTATGGCCTATTCTATGCATACGGAAGCGCTGATCTTTACCCGCTTTATGCTTTACTTAATGGAACAGAAAGGATTAAAACCGGAAACTTACAATACCATCCTTTCTAAACACTCAGAGTTTAAATTTGATGATCCTAAGGAGCAGCCCCGCTTCCCTACCTATATGGGTATGAGTCTTGAAATCAGGGAAACGCCCTGGGGTAAATCATTTGGTCATGGAGGGAATAACGGTGATTTCAAATGCCTGTTTGAAGTCTACAAAGACCTTAAAGCAGGCTATGTATTTTTCACCAATTCCAATACCTCTGATGAACTGCTCCGCGACATGCGTAAGTTCATGATAGAGGGCAAAGATCCTGATACGTCTGCTCAGTAAGCAGGTGTTTCAGGTGTATATAATGACCTATTTATCCCCTTCTTTTTTAGTGCCTTTGAACAGGGCAAAAAGCGCCATTGCATGACCATGCCCCAGTTCAAAATCATCTTTCAGCCATTGTACGATCTCGCCTGCTTTTACACCACCAGCCAGTTGGCCCTTTGTAAGAAACCCTTTCTGCTCCGCCAGCTTTTTGAAATCAGCAGGCGTCTTGCCTGTTTTTGCCTGTATATTGTCGAGATAAGCCTGAAATGACATACGTTTAACTTTATGCCTCAAAGATATCCGGAAGATGTTACTTAATGAATGGGCAGATCGGACATTTAAGAGGGGCTTTTATGACTCATAGCAATAAAGTTCCCTGATACCCCTGTCAGGAATATGCAGGGCCGGATTAACAAGGTGCATATTCAGTTTCCGGATCACTGCCTTAGAAGCAGTATTCTCCGGATGCACAGTGGCATATACCTGTGGATAGTTACTGCGAATGGCAGCCTGAATCTGCCCTTCGCCGATCTCTTTGGCATAACCTTTCCCCTGAAAAGAAGGCTCAATCACAAAGCCTATTTCTGCCTGCTCGCGGCCATTCATTTCTATAAGATGAATACCCGCAAAGCCAATCACTTCCTGCGTGGTTTTATGGAGTAAAACACCCATCCCAAATGTGTCTGCCGTGTGCCCGAAATAAGACTGTATAAATCTATCATAATCAGCTGCTGAAACGGGCCCTTTCAGCACATATCGCATGATGCTTTCATTGGAAAGAATAGCTTGCAGTGACTGTTTATAATCAGCTGTATATTGCAGCAACACAAGCCTTTCTGTCTCCAGCATTATCCCGGATAGTGGTTTGTCTGTCATACTACAATGCTAGTTATTTCTGCTGTATCCTACAATCATGCGTAAAAGTTACTGATAACACAAGCCGTCAGGGCGCCCCGACAATACAGCTGGCAGCGGCACTTTGTCCGGCGGATGTAAACTCCAGTAAAACTGCTATTAAAAGCGCGGTAAGTAATATCACTGCAACCGCTATTTTCCCGTATTCCTTTATCTTTTTCATACCAGTAAATTAACTCCTGTAAAGAAAAACAGGAATACCGGATCAGGGGAAGTGGACAGATAAGGTCCTGAAGTAGTCAGATGGGCTATTTACCAATCACTTCCTGGCGATGTGACAATCCCCAGAAATGTAATTCGTCCAGCACTTTCTCCAGGGATAAACCATGCGGCGTAATGGTATATTCTACAGCAGGCGGGAAGGTATCATATACTTCTCTTTTGATCAGCTTATTCGCTTCCAGGCTTTTTAACTCCCTGGAAAGGGTTTTATCGGTAATACCGTTCACTGTTCTGGCGATCGCTTTAAAACGTTTGGGTCCGCCATCAGATAACGCAAACAGGATTAACAGCTTCCATTTACCTTCCAATGCCTGTAAT contains the following coding sequences:
- a CDS encoding NAD(P)-dependent alcohol dehydrogenase, with amino-acid sequence MIQAKAYAAQTPESDLAPWNFERRDVGNHDVQFDILYCGVCHSDLHQIKNEWFPGIFPMVPGHEIVGKVSKVGPHVKKYKVGDLVGVGCLVDSCRSCDNCKDGLEQYCTNGHSQTYNGTEQDHKTPTYGGYSNTIVVNEDFVLKISEKLNLAAVAPLLCAGITTYSPLKYWKVGKGHKLAVVGLGGLGHMAVKFGVSFGAEVTVLSTSAAKEADAKALGAHHFVVTKDEAQFKAQMGTFDFILDTVSAKHDINDYLGLLKTNGVMICVGVPSEPSPIAAFSIIGGRKSLAGSSIGGLPETQEMLDYCAEHNIVSDIEIIDIRDITPSYERMIKGDVKYRFVIDMATL
- the rpiA gene encoding ribose 5-phosphate isomerase A; the protein is MTDYKLEAAKAAALMISAGQTIGLGGGKTIAYLVEQLAAQPALQASLTVTSSSFDTTALLHEKGFKLVAPAFVGRLDIYFDGCDVFDANLNALKSGGGIHVMEKLLASAADKFVLLGDESKAQPKLDTKYPMVVELLPQALEIVKQAITARYPQTRFVQRMSTGKIGALISDNGNLLADVYFEAFPDLEQLDIQVKMLPGVVGHSLFFQMAQQAVIAGEEGVKYIYPAVNHQVNG
- a CDS encoding BBE domain-containing protein, with the protein product MKATWDPLNIFHHALSIQAG
- a CDS encoding GNAT family N-acetyltransferase, with translation MTTATLFTVESLSNGHSQQIIDLILPIQQIEFNVPVTLKDQPDLLDIEGFYTRPGGHFWGALKDDELVGTIALIDTGHAAAAIRKMFVKKEYRGKDFGIAQRLLETLIAYCREKGIKDVYLGTVNVLKAAQRFYERNGFAQIAIHDLPVYFPRMAADEIFYHLSIQS
- a CDS encoding MarR family winged helix-turn-helix transcriptional regulator, which codes for MNIIDESGILAISTRLQRLSDQLRKDGALIYKAFNIDFEPKWFPVIYTLHHKPEISVVELAAEIGYAHPSTISLLKELEKEKLIESKKDAHDERKRLLRLSTKGKALVTRMQPVWQAMTEALKELTDTQHNLMKAIDEVEEQFTMKGFYERVKRKM
- a CDS encoding serine hydrolase; its protein translation is MLFTSVKASCICFLCLLFNVQLYAHNGSIAYAYPLGKIIVDGDFSDWPKNSEKYPVAMHLSDTKPKDDADFSGFFQIGYSLDNQSLYLAFTITDNDFMEDTSANVRWNTQDGLEVSIDGRHLLSGSGVASFMYSKKLRNTNNAFYDPFASALNWDKVQVAMVRKGNTRFYEWRIQLGSELTTGKTVGFDFHVFDKDPDGSFSWSAWGKGAAKYMEPNSLGDIVFLPAGAKLSKIMGKIQWDTPGKVQLPSVIRLQSANDPKLWLAAEVDSLGNYSANVPPGKYEVLLGDDHLFQDDKLYVATQQTPVSVTSKAGNNVKAPDLTLSIAPMPDIIPEKGVLLADFTPSTAAQIDRFIETYREYYRIPGVSLALIKDGKVVYHKTYGVRNAMTGDKVNDSTLFEAASVTKPVFAFAVERLADRGVIDLDKPLYEYLPYPDIAYDERYKLITARHVLTHRTGFPNWRSMNSDGKLDLKFIPGTAFGYSGEGFEYLKMVVEKITGKKVEQVLQEEVVTPIGLYHTFFSKNDSLQRVVANGHYNLRPSSADLPESPGMAYSMHTEALIFTRFMLYLMEQKGLKPETYNTILSKHSEFKFDDPKEQPRFPTYMGMSLEIRETPWGKSFGHGGNNGDFKCLFEVYKDLKAGYVFFTNSNTSDELLRDMRKFMIEGKDPDTSAQ
- a CDS encoding DUF4287 domain-containing protein encodes the protein MSFQAYLDNIQAKTGKTPADFKKLAEQKGFLTKGQLAGGVKAGEIVQWLKDDFELGHGHAMALFALFKGTKKEGDK
- a CDS encoding GNAT family N-acetyltransferase, producing MTDKPLSGIMLETERLVLLQYTADYKQSLQAILSNESIMRYVLKGPVSAADYDRFIQSYFGHTADTFGMGVLLHKTTQEVIGFAGIHLIEMNGREQAEIGFVIEPSFQGKGYAKEIGEGQIQAAIRSNYPQVYATVHPENTASKAVIRKLNMHLVNPALHIPDRGIRELYCYES
- a CDS encoding winged helix-turn-helix transcriptional regulator, with protein sequence MLAKGGCPKTMLSISDALQALEGKWKLLILFALSDGGPKRFKAIARTVNGITDKTLSRELKSLEANKLIKREVYDTFPPAVEYTITPHGLSLEKVLDELHFWGLSHRQEVIGK